Part of the Streptomyces sp. WMMC500 genome is shown below.
AGCCGGAACAGCTCCTTGGCCTCCGGCGCCGCGGACCAGCGGGAGTACTGCATCCACACGTTGTCCGCCGTGTAGTTGTAACGGAGGATCAGGTCGGGGTCGATGCCGAGCTGGTTGGGGTTCGACGCGGAGGCGGCGACCTGGTAGTCCGCCTTCTGGTCCAGCTTGGTGAAGAGCGCGGAGGTCTCCTGCGGTTCGAGGGTGGTCTCGACGCCGATGGCGTCCCACGACTCCTTTATCGTCGGGATGCAGTCCGCGATCCAGCTCACGGTCGACGCCATGAGCGTGACCTTCAGCCCGCTGACCCCGGCGTCCTTCAGCAGCGCCTTGGCCTTGTCCGGGTCGTAGCCGTAGACGGTCTTGGCCTCGCGGTACGTGGGGTTGCCCTCGTCGAGGAAGGAGGTGGAGGCCTTGCCGTAACCCCTCAGGCCCGCCTCGATCATCTTGTCGGTGTCGATGGCGTAGTGCAGCGCCTGGCGCACGCGCACGTCGTCGAAGGGCGCCTTCTCGGTGTTGAAGAGCAGGAACATGTGGTTCATGCCGGCCCCGCCCTCGACGGTGAGGCCGTCCTGCTCCAACTGCTTGACGTTGGCGTACGGGATGTTGTCGGAGATCTGCGCGCCGGCGCTGCCTCCGGAGATCTTCGCGACCCGCGGGGCGGCGTCCACGATGGACAGCCAGTTCATCGACTTGAAGTTCGCCTTGCGGGGGCCGTTGTAGTCCGCGTACGCCTCGAAGGAGGTGTTCGACAGCGGCTGGTTGGCCGTCATCTTGTACGGGCCGGAGCCGACGACCACCTCGGGCACGCCGGTGTCGAGGTCGCGCCAGGCGCCCGACTTGCTCAGGATGTGCTTGGGCAGGATCTTCGCCAGGGTGAGCCGGGACAGCCCGTCCGGG
Proteins encoded:
- a CDS encoding ABC transporter substrate-binding protein, whose product is MSDVSPEPGVERRRVLQYGGALGAFGVMAPALAACSGGPDSTSDTGGGGGADSVTAVIGYGNDQSWDPTLTASAFSVASNHHIFEGLLDTDPITREPYPALATELPADPGAATWSFTLRDGATWHDGKPVTADDVVFTFDRILDPETQTLARGFFAAWLKEVKKTGENSVDLVLAFPFPDGLSRLTLAKILPKHILSKSGAWRDLDTGVPEVVVGSGPYKMTANQPLSNTSFEAYADYNGPRKANFKSMNWLSIVDAAPRVAKISGGSAGAQISDNIPYANVKQLEQDGLTVEGGAGMNHMFLLFNTEKAPFDDVRVRQALHYAIDTDKMIEAGLRGYGKASTSFLDEGNPTYREAKTVYGYDPDKAKALLKDAGVSGLKVTLMASTVSWIADCIPTIKESWDAIGVETTLEPQETSALFTKLDQKADYQVAASASNPNQLGIDPDLILRYNYTADNVWMQYSRWSAAPEAKELFRLMDAATREPDQEKKKLMTQEYLDVVAENAVIYPVVHNELITAWDPDAITGIQPQAYPGINLLKAKPA